One genomic window of Manihot esculenta cultivar AM560-2 chromosome 16, M.esculenta_v8, whole genome shotgun sequence includes the following:
- the LOC110602989 gene encoding uncharacterized protein LOC110602989 encodes MATKTAAAREYRRKKILDRGADRLAFIAGRTPTLPSESNGMPHPDSSQQLDSQLHHQDPQLDLSAQIAASPSGEDGKLSSIQQNNDSTIDAGHSENSIKSSSYIHERSTETLRASASDGVSNEHSSSASSTDHKSTIPNSGTVQHLESQTCLNRFVTPSQISSAIAASERSRVFCSITFALLVVLSYMGFPLLGSNIINSIISFRPLYLVLLTNLTLVVARLLFNNRRGFGRVVAGEFSVPSTGKYDWAEQAGKALEVGLLMQKAIEAIFMDFSVYAVIVIAFFSFVQ; translated from the exons ATGGCGACCAAGACAGCCGCCGCCAGAGAATATAGGAGGAAAAAGATCCTCGACAGAGGTGCCGACCGATTAGCTTTTATCGCTGGTCGGACCCCAACTCTTCCATCAGAATCCAATGGCATGCCACACCCTGACTCTTCTCAACAATTGGATTCCCAGCTCCACCATCAGGACCCGCAGCTTGATCTCTCTGCTCAAATCGCCG CTTCTCCTAGTGGTGAGGATGGAAAACTCAGTTCAATTCAGCAAAATAATGATTCCACTATTGATGCTGGCCACAGTGAGAACAGTATAAAATCTTCCTCGTACATACATGAGAGGAGTACTGAAACCTTGAGAGCTTCTGCTTCAGATGGAGTCAGCAATGAACACTCCTCTTCGGCTTCATCAACAGATCACAAGTCAACTATCCCAAATTCAGGCACTGTGCAACACTTGGAATCACAAACATGTCTGAATAGATTTGTGACTCCGAGTCAAATAAGTTCTGCCATTGCAGCATCTGAGAGATCCCGAGTTTTTTGTTCTATAACTTTCGCCCTTCTTGTTGTCTTATCATATATGGGATTCCCACTACTGGGCAGCAACATAATAAATAGCATCATAAGTTTTAGGCCTCTTTATCTTGTTCTTCTCACAAATCTGACACTTGTGGTGGCACGGCTTCTTTTCAACAATCGAAGAGGTTTTGGAAGGGTGGTTGCTGGAGAATTTAGTGTACCTTCAACGGGCAAATATGACTGGGCTGAGCAGGCAGGTAAAGCTTTGGAGGTAGGTTTGTTGATGCAGAAGGCCATTGAGGCAATATTCATGGATTTTAGTGTATATGCAGTAATAGTAATTGCTTTCTTTTCCTTTGTCCAGTGA
- the LOC110603329 gene encoding putative pentatricopeptide repeat-containing protein At3g15130 — protein MNRSSLSVLSERQKLAELLRCCSKKLLLNQGLQVHGALVKGGLGFDLMLNNDLVDMYGKCGRVDAACAVFDRMLKRNVVSWTALMCGHIQNGYAKESLLLLSQMGLSDVKPNEFTFSMNLKACSMLNLSDIGMQIHDTCVKTGFDMVIVVGNSIVDMYSKCGRINEAARMFDVMPVRNLISWNSMIAGYVIAGFGKKAVVLFKKMIENEQAPDEFTFTSTLKACSGLGAIKEGSQIHSFLITSGFPYLITTSIAGSLVDQYVKCGKICEARRVFGQIEQKHLISWSALILGYAQEGNLAEAMDLFKQLRESDIQIDGFVLSSLIGVFADFALVEQGKQMHAYTIKVPYGLDISVCNSIMDMYLKCGLMDVAERFFSKMPTKDLFSWTTMINGYGKHGLGEEAISLFNKMQSDNIEPDDVAYLAVLLACSHSGLIEEGQEFFSRLCSDRRTKARVEHYACMVDLLGRAGRLKEAKNIIDRMHLKPNAGIWQALLSACRMHGDVELGREVGDIVLRLDGDNPVNYVMLSNIYADAGYWNECEKIRELVKTKRLKKEAGRSWVEIDKEVHFFYGGDDTHPLIEKIHEVLKEMENKMKEELGYVQWMKYALRDVEEESKEESLRVHSEKLAIGLALVCGGWEERGRVIRVFKNLRICGDCHQFIKGLSKILEMVFVVRDANRFHRFENGICSCRDYW, from the coding sequence ATGAACCGTTCTTCATTATCAGTTTTGAGTGAGAGGCAGAAACTTGCAGAGCTTTTGCGTTGCTGTTCAAAAAAATTGTTACTTAATCAAGGTCTGCAGGTGCATGGAGCACTAGTAAAAGGGGGACTtgggtttgatttgatgttgAACAATGATCTTGTAGATATGTATGGGAAATGTGGTAGAGTGGATGCTGCCTGTGCTGTGTTTGATAGAATGCTTAAGAGAAATGTGGTTTCTTGGACAGCTCTTATGTGTGGACACATACAGAATGGCTATGCCAAAGAGTCGTTATTGCTTCTATCTCAAATGGGGTTATCTGATGTAAAACCGAATGAGTTCACTTTTTCAATGAACCTTAAAGCTTGTAGTATGTTGAATCTTTCTGATATAGGGATGCAGATTCATGATACTTGTGTGAAAACAGGATTTGATATGGTGATTGTAGTGGGCAATTCTATCGTTGATATGTACTCTAAGTGTGGAAGGATTAACGAAGCTGCCCGCATGTTTGATGTTATGCCAGTTAGAAATCTTATAAGTTGGAATTCAATGATAGCAGGATATGTTATTGCAGGATTCGGTAAGAAAGCTGTAGTTCTGTTcaaaaaaatgatagaaaatgagcaAGCCCCAGACGAGTTCACATTTACAAGCACATTGAAGGCTTGTAGTGGTCTTGGTGCAATAAAGGAAGGATCACAAATTCATTCTTTCTTGATCACTAGTGGTTTTCCTTATTTGATTACAACTAGTATTGCAGGTTCTCTTGTTGATCAATATGTGAAATGCGGGAAGATATGTGAAGCTCGGAGAGTGTTTGGTCAGATTGAACAGAAGCATTTGATATCTTGGAGTGCACTAATTCTTGGCTATGCTCAAGAAGGTAACCTAGCAGAAGCAATGGACTTGTTTAAGCAACTTAGAGAGAGCGACATTCAAATAGATGGATTTGTTCTGTCAAGCTTGATAGGTGTGTTTGCCGATTTTGCACTTGTGGAGCAAGGCAAGCAAATGCATGCTTACACCATCAAAGTTCCGTATGGTTTAGACATATCAGTATGCAATTCAATCATGGATATGTATCTCAAGTGTGGATTGATGGATGTAGCAGAGAGATTTTTCAGCAAAATGCCGACGAAAGATTTGTTTTCTTGGACAACTATGATCAATGGCTATGGGAAGCATGGTCTTGGTGAAGAGGCTATTTCTCTCTTCAACAAAATGCAATCCGATAATATTGAGCCTGATGATGTTGCTTACTTAGCTGTACTTTTAGCATGTAGCCATTCTGGACTAATTGAAGAAGGTCAAGAATTTTTCTCTAGGTTGTGTAGCGATCGTAGGACTAAAGCTAGAGTAGAGCATTATGCTTGTATGGTTGATCTCCTCGGCCGAGCAGGCCGCTTAAAAGAAGCTAAGAATATCATAGACCGCATGCATCTAAAGCCAAATGCAGGGATATGGCAAGCATTACTCAGTGCTTGCAGAATGCATGGAGATGTAGAATTGGGGAGAGAAGTAGGTGATATTGTATTGAGATTAGATGGTGATAATCCTGTCAACTATGTGATGCTGTCAAATATTTACGCTGATGCTGGCTACTGGAATGAATGTGAGAAAATAAGAGAATTGGTTAAGACAAAGAGGTTGAAGAAAGAAGCAGGCCGCAGTTGGGTGGAAATTGACAAGGAGGTCCACTTCTTCTACGGTGGAGATGACACACATCCACTCATAGAGAAGATTCATGAAGTCTTGAAAGAAATGGAGAATAAGATGAAAGAAGAGTTGGGTTATGTGCAATGGATGAAATATGCATTGCGTGATGTGGAAGAAGAATCCAAGGAGGAGAGCTTGAGAGTTCACAGTGAGAAGTTGGCAATTGGGTTGGCTTTGGTTTGTGGTGGCTGGGAAGAGAGAGGAAGGGTGATTCGTGTCTTCAAAAACTTGAGAATTTGTGGGGATTGTCATCAGTTTATCAAGGGCTTATCGAAAATCCTTGAAATGGTATTTGTGGTGAGAGATGCTAATAGATTTCATAGGTTTGAGAATGGAATATGTTCTTGCAGGGATTATTGgtga
- the LOC110603798 gene encoding serine/threonine-protein kinase AFC3 isoform X1, translating to MTAEVEKVEKERIRKRPRLAWDVGPSEPEAQRDLVVVGNEGASRHASPPKRDDDREGHYVFNLGENLTPRYKILSKMGEGTFGRVLECWDRQTREYVAIKVVRSIRKYRDAAMIEVDILQHLAKNDKARGSRCVQIRNWFDYRNHICIVFEKLGPSLFDFLKRNKYCPFPVDLAREFGRQLLESVAYMHDLRLIHTDLKPENVLLVSSEYIRVPGCKRNSSDETHFRCLPKSSAIKLIDFGSTAFDNQNHSSIVSTRHYRAPEVILGVGWTYPCDLWSVGCVLVELCLGEALFQTHENLEHLAMMERVLGPLPEHMIQKANRGAEKYFRRGLRLNWPEGAISRESIRAVRKLDRLKDMLAQRVENCRSSLVDLLHGLLKYEPSERLTAQQALNHPFFQNPT from the exons ATGACAGCGGAAGTTGAGAAAGTGGAAAAAGAGCGCATCAGGAAACGGCCTCGTCTTGCCTGGGATGTGGGGCCATCTGAACCAGAG GCGCAAAGGGATCTGGTGGTGGTTGGAAATGAAGGAGCCTCAAGGCATGCTTCACCGCCGAAAAGGGATGATGATCGTGAGGGGCATTACGTATTTAATCTTGGGGAGAATCTAACTCCACGAT ATAAAATACTCAGTAAAATGGGTGAAG GCACTTTTGGCCGAGTTTTGGAATGTTGGGATCGTCAAACACGGGAGTATGTTGCAATCAAGGTGGTTCGGAGCATACGTAAATATCGTGATGCAGCAATGATTGAAGTTGATATACTTCAACATCTTGCTAAGAATGACAAAGCCAGAGGCTCACG CTGCGTGCAGATTCGAAACTGGTTTGATTATCGCAATCACATTTGTATT GTATTTGAGAAGCTTGGACCAAGTTTATTTGATTTtctaaagagaaataaatactGCCCATTCCCTGTGGATCTTGCTCGGGAATTTGGACGTCAGCTATTGGAATCTGTAGCAT ATATGCATGATTTACGCCTAATTCACACTGACCTGAAACCAGAAAATGTACTTCTTGTGTCTTCTGAATATATAAGGGTACCAGGCTGTAAG AGAAATTCTTCAGATGAAACACATTTCAGGTGCTTGCCAAAGTCGAGTGCCATTAAGCTGATTGATTTTGGTAGTACTGCATTTGATAATCAAAACCATAGCTCCATTGTGTCCACAAGACATTACAGAGCCCCTGAGGTTATTCTAG GTGTAGGCTGGACTTATCCATGCGACTTATGGAGTGTTGGTTGTGTACTTGTAGAGTTATGCTTG ggtGAAGCACTATTCCAGACACACGAGAACTTGGAACATTTGGCAATGATGGAGAGAGTGTTGGGACCTCTGCCAGAGCACATGATTCAAAAGGCCAA CCGGGGGGCTGAAAAATATTTCAGAAGAGGATTGAGATTGAATTGGCCTGAAGGAGCAATTTCTAGGGAGAGCATCAGGGCTGTAAGGAAGCTTGATCGTCTCAAG GATATGTTAGCTCAAAGGGTAGAGAACTGTAGATCATCGCTCGTAGATCTGTTGCATGGTTTATTGAAATATGAACCATCTGAACGACTAACAGCGCAGCAAGCACTTAATCATCCATTTTTCCAAAATCCAACTTAA
- the LOC110603798 gene encoding serine/threonine-protein kinase AFC3 isoform X2 — protein sequence MTAEVEKVEKERIRKRPRLAWDVGPSEPEAQRDLVVVGNEGASRHASPPKRDDDREGHYVFNLGENLTPRCTFGRVLECWDRQTREYVAIKVVRSIRKYRDAAMIEVDILQHLAKNDKARGSRCVQIRNWFDYRNHICIVFEKLGPSLFDFLKRNKYCPFPVDLAREFGRQLLESVAYMHDLRLIHTDLKPENVLLVSSEYIRVPGCKRNSSDETHFRCLPKSSAIKLIDFGSTAFDNQNHSSIVSTRHYRAPEVILGVGWTYPCDLWSVGCVLVELCLGEALFQTHENLEHLAMMERVLGPLPEHMIQKANRGAEKYFRRGLRLNWPEGAISRESIRAVRKLDRLKDMLAQRVENCRSSLVDLLHGLLKYEPSERLTAQQALNHPFFQNPT from the exons ATGACAGCGGAAGTTGAGAAAGTGGAAAAAGAGCGCATCAGGAAACGGCCTCGTCTTGCCTGGGATGTGGGGCCATCTGAACCAGAG GCGCAAAGGGATCTGGTGGTGGTTGGAAATGAAGGAGCCTCAAGGCATGCTTCACCGCCGAAAAGGGATGATGATCGTGAGGGGCATTACGTATTTAATCTTGGGGAGAATCTAACTCCACGAT GCACTTTTGGCCGAGTTTTGGAATGTTGGGATCGTCAAACACGGGAGTATGTTGCAATCAAGGTGGTTCGGAGCATACGTAAATATCGTGATGCAGCAATGATTGAAGTTGATATACTTCAACATCTTGCTAAGAATGACAAAGCCAGAGGCTCACG CTGCGTGCAGATTCGAAACTGGTTTGATTATCGCAATCACATTTGTATT GTATTTGAGAAGCTTGGACCAAGTTTATTTGATTTtctaaagagaaataaatactGCCCATTCCCTGTGGATCTTGCTCGGGAATTTGGACGTCAGCTATTGGAATCTGTAGCAT ATATGCATGATTTACGCCTAATTCACACTGACCTGAAACCAGAAAATGTACTTCTTGTGTCTTCTGAATATATAAGGGTACCAGGCTGTAAG AGAAATTCTTCAGATGAAACACATTTCAGGTGCTTGCCAAAGTCGAGTGCCATTAAGCTGATTGATTTTGGTAGTACTGCATTTGATAATCAAAACCATAGCTCCATTGTGTCCACAAGACATTACAGAGCCCCTGAGGTTATTCTAG GTGTAGGCTGGACTTATCCATGCGACTTATGGAGTGTTGGTTGTGTACTTGTAGAGTTATGCTTG ggtGAAGCACTATTCCAGACACACGAGAACTTGGAACATTTGGCAATGATGGAGAGAGTGTTGGGACCTCTGCCAGAGCACATGATTCAAAAGGCCAA CCGGGGGGCTGAAAAATATTTCAGAAGAGGATTGAGATTGAATTGGCCTGAAGGAGCAATTTCTAGGGAGAGCATCAGGGCTGTAAGGAAGCTTGATCGTCTCAAG GATATGTTAGCTCAAAGGGTAGAGAACTGTAGATCATCGCTCGTAGATCTGTTGCATGGTTTATTGAAATATGAACCATCTGAACGACTAACAGCGCAGCAAGCACTTAATCATCCATTTTTCCAAAATCCAACTTAA
- the LOC110603836 gene encoding something about silencing protein 10 has product MVKRGRNQKKVKRNSKRSSHEHFHPKDMEDEIDAFHKQRDIIPLDVNGDDGESTDDDEEPVFDDEDIDNDDGDDEEEDDDAYDTKFASKIRKQQKYFKEKFGAMGNEIHDDEDENDEDKKEVWGGKKPQYYGGHDYEGDSSDDEALKEEEEEILRMQREKAKNLSMEDFGLENVGEDENNRELTLEELSVKGKSKTRDSLIKEVEDNVDTFEEVKKDLNALSREEQMDVVYSSAPELVGLLSELNDALEQLESRVNPLLSTVKMGGTRLEGAVRYLEVEQLLLLAYCQAITFYLLLKSEGQPVRDHPVIARLVEIKGLLDKVKELDGNLPSEIEEFLKKNSEAEKKKNKVSKSDALAFASESVRKDCSSSLALAEPDAQEPAEPCSTRELVKMETSEDHVIKKKKHKRKIDEVGFQSLEMLKVRAALEEKLKQNGVFSSFAPKPNKAKKHAKSVNGQLQTYDDFNDDALDVEKGKHGLSNGHTSFMSSNKISQLVSARPNKPKVISGDDDLPKRDDIGERRRKHELKVLAGAGIKSEDDAVNEPGTLETDEGSDMEEDSDPGVSEDEFYRETKQIRDAKLAAKAKIYARNPSIPSLPETVDGKRQITYQIEKNKGLTRPRKKDLKNPRKKYRTKHDKQVKRRKGQVQQVKKPIGPYGGETSGINAGISRSIRF; this is encoded by the exons ATGGTGAAGAGAGGAAGGAATCAAAAGAAGGTTAAGAGGAACTCTAAGCGAAGTTCTCATGAACACTTTCACCCTAAAGACATGGAGGATGAAATTGATGCTT TTCACAAGCAGAGGGATATTATTCCACTGGATGTAAACGGTGATGATGGAGAATCAACTGATGATGACGAGGAGCCAGTCTTTGATGATGAG GATATTGATAATGATGATGGTGATGATGAGGAAGAGGATGATGATGCTTATGATACTAAATTTGCTTCAAAAA TTAGAAAGCAGCAAAAATATTTCAAAGAGAAGTTTGGTGCAATGGGTAATGAAATTcatgatgatgaagatgaaaATGATGAAGACAAGAAGGAAGTATGGGGTGGAAAGAAGCCTCAGTACTATGGTGGTCACGACTATGAG GGCGACTCAAGTGATGATGAGGCacttaaagaagaagaggaagagatttTGAGAATGCAGAGGGAGAAGGCAAAGAATTTATCAATGGAAGACTTTGGGCTTGAAAATGTTGGTGAAGATGAGAACAATAGGGAATTAACCTTGGAG GAACTCTCAGTTAAAGGAAAAAGCAAAACGAGAGATTCATTGATCAAAGAGGTGGAGGACAATGTGGACACTTTTGAGGAGGTTAAAAAAGACTTGAATGCTTTGTCTAGAGAGGAGCAAATGGATGTTGTTTATAG TTCTGCACCAGAATTAGTCGGTTTGCTTTCTGAGCTAAATGATGCACTTGAACAGCTTGAAAGCAGAGTTAATCCCCTTTTGAGCACG GTTAAAATGGGTGGAACTAGACTGGAAGGTGCAGTACGCTATTTGGAGGTGGAGCAACTTCTTTTACTAGCTTACTGCCAAGCCATAACATTCTATCTTCTTCTCAAGTCTGAAGGGCAGCCAGTCCGTGATCATCCTGTTATTGCTCGTCTTGTAGAGATCAAGGGTTTATTAGATAAG GTGAAAGAGCTTGATGGAAATCTTCCATCAGAAATTGAAGAGTTTCTCAAGAAAAATTCTGAGGctgaaaaaaagaagaataaagttAGCAAGAGTGATGCACTTGCATTTGCATCTGAATCCGTCAGAAAAGATTGTAGCTCTTCTCTTGCATTAGCTGAACCTGATGCACAAGAACCAGCAGAG CCTTGTAGCACACGTGAATTGGTGAAAATGGAGACTTCAGAGGATCATGttatcaaaaagaaaaaacataaaCGCAAG ATTGATGAAGTAGGTTTTCAGAGCCTGGAAATGTTAAAAGTAAGAGCTGCGCTCGAGGAAAAATTAAAACAGAATGGGGTTTTTAGTTCCTTTGCTCCAAAGCCTAATAAAGCAAAGAAGCATGCAAAATCAGTAAATGG ACAACTTCAAACATATGATGATTTCAACGACGATGCTTTAGATGTTGAGAAAGGAAAGCATGGGTTGAGTAATGGGCATACAAGTTTTATGAGTTCAAATAAAATCTCACAGCTTGTTTCTGCCAGACCTAATAAACCAAAG GTCATTTCTGGGGACGATGATTTGCCCAAGAGAGATGATATTGGCGAAAGAAGAAGGAAGCATGAGCTCAAAGTGTTGGCAGGTGCTGGAATCAAGTCTGAGGACGACGCTGTAAATGAACCTGGCACACTTGAGACTGATGAAGGCtctgacatggaggaggatagtGATCCAGGAGTTTCAGAAGATGAATTCTACAGAGAAACAAAGCAAATAAGGGATGCAAAACTAGCTGCTAAAGCTAAAATATATGCAAG GAACCCATCAATCCCATCTTTGCCTGAAACAGTCGATGGAAAAAGGCAAATCACTTACCAG ATCGAGAAGAACAAAGGTCTGACGCGTCCACGTAAAAAGGACTTGAAAAATCCAAGGAAGAAATACAGG ACAAAGCATGATAAACAAGTGAAGCGACGCAAAGGCCAAGTGCAACAGGTCAAGAAACCTATTGGTCCTTACGGTGGTGAAACGTCTGGAATCAACGCAGGAATTAGTCGGAGCATCAGATTTTGA